The nucleotide window GCAAGCAAACAATTAACTAATGCGGAACCAAATCCGTATAGAGTTAATGATTTTAAACGACCTGGCTGAAAGTAATGCCGATACAGTAGGACTAGCTTATAAAGATAGCGATGACTGATTATTCAGCGAAAGCGGAAGGCGTATTTTATATTTATAGATATTGAATTTTTTCTTATCAAAATTTAGATGGTGAAGAAAAACAAAAAATTGAAGTGGAAAAATTGAAATTCAAAGGATTCGATGGCAATAACGAAACGAGCTACATGACCTATGCAAGATTCTTTATGCATGATATGAATCGATACAAAGAACTTTGGGATAACGAGAAATATCCTGACTATAATACACACTGGCCAGTGTTGGGCATGTATAGAAAGATGCTTTCGGTCTGGGAAAGTTTTGATAAAAAATACAGCAACGATTTAACAGTTGAGGAGATATTGAAGATTACAAACGTGTAATAATTGGTGATAATGGAATGAATTTTTTTCTGCAGTACAATGATACTATGCAATAGTGCATGAAAGACAAAATTATCATTATGTATCAATAGAAACAGCAGTCAAGGTTTTCTTTTTGATTTGCTGTTTTTTGTATTTGAAAAGTACTTACAATAAAAAACGCTGTCCCGACGTTCGTCGTTGATGCGCCAGGTGGAGGGGGGAAAATCTCCTTGCAGCCTAATTACCTGATCTCCCAGAGTCCGGAAAAAGTTGTGCTGCGAAATTTTGAAGGAGTAATCACCTCTTACCCAGAGCCTGAAAATTACGTTCCAGGCAAAGCGGAGGGTTACTTCAAACAAGTGTACCCAGATTATGAAAAGAAAAAATCGAACACTGGAATCGCAGCAATTATGAACGACAGTGAATT belongs to Mesobacillus subterraneus and includes:
- a CDS encoding YfbU family protein, with the translated sequence MFSYQNLDGEEKQKIEVEKLKFKGFDGNNETSYMTYARFFMHDMNRYKELWDNEKYPDYNTHWPVLGMYRKMLSVWESFDKKYSNDLTVEEILKITNV